The following proteins are encoded in a genomic region of Streptomyces gobiensis:
- the malQ gene encoding 4-alpha-glucanotransferase gives MRSPQRSESRLARLAAAHGVCTSYEPAPGQTVQVPEDTVVAVLGALGVDASTPQAVRQALERHAQHTTARLLPPTVMLRTGQELSSAGTAPAALPPLPDSTALRVETEAGESRDWGADLPIGVHTLRAQATDGRAAHATLIVAPARSPVPADRTFGLLVQLYSLLSDRSWGMGDLTDLADLAAWAARTAGAGFIQLNPLHAAVPGHAGEACDPSPYRPSSRRFTDPVHLRIEDIPEYACLTGAARDRTAVLLAWAATLRETVLRRGAHIDRDAVWALKHEALELLRTVPLSPARRADYRDFLATQGQPLEDHATWCVLAEQHGPDWRSWPTGLDDPRSDRTARFRADHPDRVDFHRWLAWLTDTQLAHAQRTARDAGMSLGLVHDLAIGVHPSGSDAWAQQDAFAAGMSIGAPPDAFNAAGQDWGLPPWRPDALAASGYGPYRGLLRGLLRHTGALRMDHIMGLFRQWWVPSGRPPTEGCYVRYDAGAMLGVLALEAHRAGAVVIGEDLGTVEPGVREELAGRGVLGTSVLWFERDYGEGGSGEPLEPQQWRAGCVATATTHDLPSTAARLSGEHIELRHQLGLLDRPLATERTADAVEIAEWLSLFERHGLLPEGPGDEEAEVKAVYRFLTRTPARMIGVWLPDGVGDRRPQNVPGTWQEYPNWRLPIADGTGRPLCLEELTASPRLHALLAEVREGLGTR, from the coding sequence GTGCGGAGTCCGCAGAGATCTGAGAGCCGCCTGGCGCGGCTGGCCGCGGCACATGGTGTCTGCACCTCCTATGAGCCCGCCCCGGGCCAGACCGTCCAGGTGCCCGAGGACACGGTGGTCGCGGTGCTCGGTGCGCTGGGCGTCGACGCGTCGACCCCGCAGGCCGTACGGCAGGCGCTGGAGCGGCACGCTCAGCACACCACCGCCCGCCTGCTGCCGCCGACGGTGATGCTGCGCACCGGCCAGGAGCTGTCCAGCGCTGGAACCGCGCCCGCCGCCCTCCCCCCACTTCCCGATTCCACCGCACTACGGGTCGAGACGGAAGCCGGGGAAAGCCGCGACTGGGGCGCCGATCTGCCCATCGGTGTGCACACCCTGCGGGCCCAGGCCACCGACGGCCGGGCCGCGCACGCCACCCTGATCGTCGCCCCGGCCCGCTCGCCGGTCCCGGCCGACCGCACCTTCGGACTGCTCGTCCAGCTCTACTCACTGCTCTCCGACCGCTCCTGGGGCATGGGCGATCTCACTGACCTGGCCGACCTCGCCGCCTGGGCGGCGCGTACGGCGGGCGCCGGATTCATCCAGCTCAACCCTCTGCACGCCGCGGTCCCCGGGCATGCGGGCGAGGCCTGTGACCCCTCGCCCTACCGTCCCTCCTCACGCCGCTTCACCGACCCCGTCCATCTGCGGATTGAGGACATCCCCGAGTACGCCTGTCTGACCGGCGCGGCCCGCGACCGGACCGCCGTCTTGCTCGCCTGGGCCGCCACGCTGCGTGAGACGGTGCTGCGCAGGGGCGCCCATATCGACCGCGACGCCGTGTGGGCGCTCAAGCACGAAGCCCTGGAGCTGCTGCGCACGGTCCCGCTCAGCCCCGCCCGCCGCGCCGACTACCGTGACTTCCTCGCCACGCAGGGCCAGCCACTGGAGGACCACGCCACCTGGTGCGTCCTGGCGGAGCAGCATGGCCCCGACTGGCGCTCCTGGCCCACCGGCCTCGATGATCCCCGCTCGGACCGTACGGCCCGTTTCCGCGCCGACCATCCGGACCGTGTCGACTTCCACCGCTGGCTCGCCTGGCTGACCGACACCCAGCTCGCCCACGCCCAGCGCACCGCCCGGGACGCCGGTATGTCCCTGGGACTGGTGCACGACCTCGCGATCGGGGTGCACCCCTCGGGCTCGGACGCCTGGGCGCAGCAGGACGCCTTCGCCGCCGGGATGTCCATCGGCGCACCGCCGGACGCCTTCAACGCGGCCGGCCAGGACTGGGGACTGCCACCGTGGCGCCCCGACGCGCTCGCCGCGTCCGGCTACGGCCCGTACCGGGGACTGCTGCGCGGCCTGCTGCGGCATACCGGCGCGCTGCGCATGGACCACATCATGGGCCTCTTCCGGCAGTGGTGGGTGCCCTCGGGCCGCCCACCGACCGAGGGCTGCTACGTCCGCTATGACGCCGGGGCGATGCTCGGCGTGCTCGCGCTGGAGGCCCACCGGGCCGGTGCGGTGGTGATCGGTGAGGACCTGGGCACGGTCGAGCCGGGGGTACGAGAGGAGCTGGCGGGACGCGGGGTGCTGGGCACCTCGGTGCTGTGGTTCGAGCGCGACTACGGCGAAGGGGGTAGCGGGGAGCCCCTGGAACCGCAGCAGTGGCGGGCGGGCTGTGTGGCGACCGCCACCACCCATGATCTGCCCAGCACCGCGGCACGGCTGAGCGGCGAGCATATCGAGCTGCGCCACCAGCTCGGCCTGCTGGACCGCCCGCTGGCCACCGAGCGCACCGCGGACGCGGTGGAGATCGCCGAGTGGCTGTCCCTCTTTGAACGGCACGGTCTGCTGCCCGAGGGACCGGGCGATGAGGAGGCCGAGGTGAAGGCCGTCTACCGGTTTCTGACCCGGACCCCCGCGCGCATGATCGGCGTATGGCTGCCGGACGGTGTGGGAGACCGGCGGCCGCAGAACGTTCCCGGGACCTGGCAGGAGTACCCGAACTGGCGGCTGCCCATCGCGGACGGCACCGGCCGCCCGCTCTGTCTGGAGGAGCTGACCGCCTCGCCCCGGCTGCACGCCCTGCTGGCCGAGGTCCGGGAGGGACTGGGGACCCGCTAA
- a CDS encoding DMT family transporter produces the protein MGGARTAAWGGIALATVATFVWSGNFVIASALHDTVPPVQTAFWRWIIALAVLAPLALPQVWRQRRLIRRHIGYLTLAALLGFALFNTLVYLAGQTTSATNMAMIAAASPVLMVLFARQRQRLGPRQAAGLLLALTGVLALISKGSPAALLGLDFTGGDLLMLGAAVTFAGYSALLGRRPSGISGLAFLFSTFALGALLLAPAYAVSLSVQGGFAVTPGAVGPLLYVGVLSSALAYFAWNKAIALVGAARAGIVYYLQPLAVALLSFALIGEELAPAQLLAMVPILTGVALGASRTYGFRSTSSVLRSPAAPASVVRAPGELKASSR, from the coding sequence ATGGGAGGAGCCCGCACCGCCGCCTGGGGCGGCATCGCGCTGGCGACCGTCGCCACATTCGTCTGGTCCGGCAACTTCGTGATCGCCAGCGCACTGCACGACACCGTGCCGCCCGTCCAGACCGCCTTCTGGCGCTGGATCATCGCGCTGGCCGTACTCGCCCCGCTCGCACTGCCGCAGGTCTGGCGTCAGCGGAGGCTGATCCGCCGCCATATCGGCTATCTGACGCTCGCCGCGCTGCTCGGCTTCGCCCTCTTCAACACCCTTGTCTATCTGGCCGGGCAGACCACTTCGGCCACCAACATGGCGATGATCGCGGCGGCTTCACCCGTACTGATGGTGCTGTTCGCGCGGCAGCGGCAGCGGCTGGGCCCGCGGCAGGCGGCTGGCCTGCTGCTCGCGCTCACCGGCGTGCTGGCCCTGATCAGCAAGGGCTCCCCAGCGGCCCTGCTGGGGCTGGACTTCACCGGGGGCGATCTGCTGATGCTCGGCGCCGCCGTCACCTTCGCCGGATACAGCGCCCTGCTGGGCCGCCGCCCCAGCGGCATCTCCGGCCTTGCCTTCCTCTTCAGCACCTTCGCCCTGGGCGCCCTGCTGCTGGCCCCCGCCTACGCGGTGAGCCTCAGCGTCCAGGGCGGCTTCGCGGTTACGCCGGGTGCGGTCGGGCCGCTGCTCTATGTCGGCGTGCTGTCCTCCGCGCTGGCCTACTTCGCCTGGAACAAGGCGATCGCCCTCGTCGGCGCGGCCCGCGCGGGGATCGTCTACTACCTCCAGCCGCTCGCCGTGGCGCTGCTCTCCTTCGCCCTGATCGGTGAGGAGCTCGCCCCGGCACAGCTGCTGGCCATGGTTCCGATCCTGACCGGGGTCGCCCTGGGGGCCAGCCGCACCTACGGCTTCCGCAGCACCAGCTCCGTGTTGCGGTCGCCCGCGGCGCCCGCGAGTGTGGTCCGGGCACCGGGAGAGTTGAAGGCCAGCTCCCGGTAG
- a CDS encoding TIGR03767 family metallophosphoesterase codes for MSRSRQLAAAALDRRTLLATAGAASAATGLGYLLGPGSGSATARAPIARSLAGNHPHAAGAPAGVPSTTGTTISGVSAAGGGTGYRRLGDGPGWDRVVRAELGTPSGGREEKRTALASFVQFTDLHLVDVQHPLRFEYLRAQTASAWRPQETLSVQGTIALIERVNGLRGGPVTGAPVSFVVTTGDNTDNNCRAELDWYLTVMSGGRIVPNTGDPRRYEGVQSSGLPLYWQPDDPVRDNDKRLGFPHLDGFLAAAIRQVTSPGLAVPWYSTVGNHDSLPGGAFAAGDGFFADIAVGDRKLMDLPGEKAAALRKLVEQGNDPKGEAFKEMLRANARRARPVTPDPARAPFTPAEYVRAHLDPRYAGAGPVGHGYTDANLAEGSLYYTFPVSDNVIGISLDTVRADGDYRGAVGRTQLRWLARQLKQHRDAYVLVFSHHTSTSIREGREELLTLLKGNPQVVAWINGHHHTNKIRPFGTFWEISTASHIDFPQLARIIELADNRDGTISLFTTLIESAAPARTDFADLSQTGLAALYRELAFNSPGARTTLAGAAGDRNTELVLRKP; via the coding sequence ATGTCCCGCAGCCGTCAGCTCGCCGCTGCCGCACTTGACCGCCGTACGCTTCTCGCCACCGCCGGAGCCGCCAGTGCGGCGACCGGGCTGGGCTATCTGCTCGGGCCGGGCAGCGGCTCGGCAACCGCCCGGGCACCCATCGCCCGGTCCCTGGCCGGGAACCATCCCCATGCCGCGGGTGCGCCCGCCGGGGTTCCCTCGACGACCGGGACCACGATCAGCGGTGTCTCGGCGGCCGGCGGCGGCACCGGTTACCGCCGGCTGGGCGACGGTCCCGGCTGGGACCGGGTGGTACGGGCCGAGCTGGGCACCCCCTCGGGCGGCCGGGAGGAGAAGCGCACCGCGCTGGCCTCCTTCGTCCAGTTCACCGACCTCCATCTCGTGGATGTCCAGCATCCCTTGCGCTTCGAGTATCTGCGGGCCCAGACCGCCAGCGCCTGGCGGCCGCAGGAGACCCTGTCCGTACAGGGCACCATCGCGCTGATCGAGCGGGTCAACGGGCTGCGCGGCGGCCCGGTCACCGGGGCACCGGTGAGCTTCGTCGTCACCACCGGCGACAACACCGACAACAACTGCCGCGCCGAGCTCGACTGGTATCTCACCGTGATGAGCGGCGGCCGGATCGTCCCCAACACCGGCGACCCGCGCCGCTATGAGGGCGTACAGAGCTCCGGCCTCCCGCTCTACTGGCAGCCTGACGACCCGGTCAGGGACAACGACAAGCGGCTTGGCTTCCCGCACCTTGACGGCTTCCTCGCGGCGGCCATACGGCAGGTCACCAGCCCTGGGCTGGCCGTGCCCTGGTACTCGACGGTCGGCAATCACGACAGCCTGCCCGGCGGCGCCTTCGCTGCGGGCGACGGCTTCTTCGCCGATATCGCGGTGGGCGACCGTAAGCTGATGGATCTCCCGGGGGAGAAGGCCGCCGCTCTGCGGAAGCTGGTGGAGCAGGGCAACGATCCCAAGGGGGAGGCCTTCAAGGAGATGCTGCGGGCCAACGCCCGCCGCGCCCGCCCCGTCACCCCGGACCCGGCCCGGGCGCCCTTCACCCCGGCCGAGTATGTTCGCGCGCATCTGGACCCCAGGTACGCGGGTGCCGGGCCGGTCGGCCATGGCTACACCGACGCCAACCTCGCCGAGGGCAGCCTCTACTACACCTTCCCGGTCAGCGACAACGTCATCGGTATCAGCCTGGACACCGTCCGCGCGGACGGTGACTACCGGGGCGCGGTGGGCCGTACCCAGCTGCGCTGGCTGGCACGGCAGTTGAAGCAGCACCGTGATGCCTATGTGCTGGTCTTCAGCCACCACACCAGTACGTCCATCCGGGAGGGCCGCGAGGAGCTGCTGACGCTGCTGAAGGGGAATCCGCAGGTGGTGGCCTGGATCAACGGCCACCACCACACCAACAAGATCAGGCCGTTCGGCACCTTCTGGGAGATCTCCACCGCCTCGCATATCGACTTTCCGCAGCTCGCCCGGATCATCGAGCTCGCCGACAACCGTGACGGCACGATCTCCCTCTTCACCACCCTCATCGAGTCCGCGGCCCCGGCCCGTACCGACTTCGCCGATCTCTCCCAGACCGGCCTTGCCGCGCTCTACCGGGAGCTGGCCTTCAACTCTCCCGGTGCCCGGACCACACTCGCGGGCGCCGCGGGCGACCGCAACACGGAGCTGGTGCTGCGGAAGCCGTAG
- the pepN gene encoding aminopeptidase N, with protein MPGTNLTRDEAQERARLLTVDSYDIELDLSGAQEGGTFRSVTTVRFDAREPGASFIDLVAPTVHEAVLNGEALDPGEVFADSRIALPSLLAGRNELKVVADCAYTNTGEGLHRFVDPVDQQAYLYTQFEVPDARRVFASFEQPDLKATFQFTVTAPEGWTVISNSPTPQPSDVKDHVWRFAPTPRISSYITALIAGPYHSVHSSWEGEGRSVPLAIYCRPSLAEFLDSDAIFAVTRQGFDWFQEKFDYPYPFAKYDQLFVPEFNAGAMENAGAVTIRDQYVFRSKVTDAAYESRAETILHELAHMWFGDLVTMEWWNDLWLNESFATYTSIACQAHAPGSRWPQAWTSFANQMKTWAYRQDQLPSTHPIMAEIRDLDDVLVNFDGITYAKGASVLKQLVAYVGMDEFFQGVQTYFRRHEWGNTRLSDLLDALEETSGRDLTAWSKAWLETAGINVLRPEIETDASGTIASFMVRQEAPALPTGAKGEPTLRPHRIAIGLYDLDGGTLVRTDRIELDVDGELTKVEALAGRKRPAVVLLNDDDLSYAKVRLDAESLATVTQHLGDFTESLPRALCWASAWDMTRDGELATRDYLSLVLSGITKESDIGVVQTLHRQVKLALDLYAAPSWRETGLARWTEATLQQLRAAAPGSDHQLAWARAFAATARTPEQLDLLAGLLDGTETVDGLAVDTELRWALLERLAAMGRADEEAIAAELKRDATSAGERHAATARAARPTAGAKAAAWAQAVESDKLPNAVQESVISGFVQTDQRELLAPYTTKYFDALKGIWESRSYEMAQQIAIGLYPTLQVSQETLDATDAWLRTSEDASAALRRLVTESRAGVERALKAQAADAAAAS; from the coding sequence GTGCCTGGGACGAATCTGACCCGTGACGAGGCGCAGGAGCGGGCACGGCTGCTCACCGTCGACTCGTACGACATCGAGCTGGACCTCTCCGGTGCTCAGGAGGGGGGTACCTTCCGCTCGGTGACCACGGTGCGCTTCGACGCCCGCGAGCCCGGCGCCAGCTTTATCGACCTGGTGGCGCCGACCGTGCACGAGGCCGTGCTGAACGGTGAGGCGCTGGATCCCGGCGAGGTGTTCGCCGACTCGCGGATCGCCCTGCCGTCGCTGCTCGCCGGGCGCAATGAGCTGAAGGTCGTCGCGGACTGCGCGTACACCAACACCGGCGAGGGTCTGCACCGCTTTGTCGACCCGGTCGACCAGCAGGCGTACCTCTATACGCAGTTTGAGGTGCCGGACGCCCGGCGGGTCTTCGCCAGCTTTGAGCAGCCGGACCTGAAGGCCACCTTCCAGTTCACCGTGACGGCGCCCGAGGGCTGGACGGTCATCTCCAACTCCCCGACGCCGCAGCCGTCGGACGTCAAGGACCATGTGTGGCGCTTCGCCCCGACGCCGCGTATCTCCTCGTACATCACCGCGCTCATCGCCGGCCCGTACCACAGCGTGCACAGCAGCTGGGAGGGCGAGGGCCGGAGCGTGCCGCTGGCCATCTACTGCCGTCCGTCGCTGGCCGAGTTCCTTGACTCGGACGCGATCTTCGCGGTCACCCGGCAGGGCTTTGACTGGTTCCAGGAGAAGTTCGACTACCCCTACCCCTTTGCGAAGTACGACCAGCTCTTCGTCCCGGAGTTCAACGCGGGCGCGATGGAGAACGCGGGCGCGGTGACCATCCGCGACCAGTACGTTTTCCGGTCAAAGGTGACGGATGCCGCGTATGAGTCGCGGGCCGAGACCATCCTGCACGAGCTGGCCCATATGTGGTTCGGTGACCTGGTCACCATGGAGTGGTGGAACGACCTCTGGCTGAACGAGTCCTTCGCCACGTACACCTCCATCGCCTGCCAGGCCCACGCGCCGGGCAGCCGCTGGCCGCAGGCGTGGACCAGCTTCGCCAACCAGATGAAGACCTGGGCCTACCGCCAGGACCAGCTGCCGTCCACACACCCGATCATGGCCGAGATCCGGGATCTGGACGATGTCCTGGTCAACTTTGACGGAATCACCTACGCCAAGGGCGCGAGCGTCCTCAAGCAGCTGGTCGCCTATGTCGGCATGGACGAGTTCTTCCAGGGCGTACAGACGTACTTCAGGCGCCATGAGTGGGGCAACACCCGGCTGAGTGATCTGCTGGACGCGCTGGAGGAGACCTCTGGACGGGATCTGACGGCCTGGTCGAAGGCGTGGCTGGAGACAGCGGGCATCAATGTGCTCCGCCCGGAGATCGAGACGGACGCCTCGGGCACCATCGCCTCCTTCATGGTGCGCCAGGAGGCCCCGGCGCTGCCCACCGGCGCCAAGGGAGAGCCGACCCTGCGGCCGCACCGCATCGCGATCGGGCTCTACGACCTGGACGGCGGCACGCTGGTCCGTACGGACCGTATCGAGCTCGACGTCGACGGCGAACTCACCAAGGTCGAGGCGCTGGCGGGCCGCAAACGCCCGGCGGTCGTCCTGCTCAACGACGATGACCTCTCCTACGCCAAGGTGCGCCTCGACGCGGAGTCGCTGGCGACCGTGACCCAGCATCTGGGCGACTTCACCGAGTCGCTGCCGCGCGCGCTGTGCTGGGCCTCGGCCTGGGACATGACCCGCGACGGCGAACTCGCCACCCGCGACTACCTGTCGCTCGTTCTCTCCGGCATCACCAAGGAGTCGGACATCGGCGTCGTCCAGACACTGCACCGCCAGGTGAAGCTGGCCCTGGACCTGTACGCCGCGCCGAGCTGGCGTGAGACGGGCCTGGCACGCTGGACGGAGGCCACCCTGCAGCAGCTACGGGCGGCCGCCCCCGGCAGCGACCACCAGCTGGCCTGGGCCCGCGCCTTCGCCGCTACGGCCCGCACCCCCGAACAGCTCGATCTGCTCGCGGGTCTGCTGGACGGCACCGAGACGGTGGACGGCCTGGCCGTCGACACCGAGCTGCGCTGGGCGCTGCTGGAGCGGCTGGCGGCCATGGGCCGGGCGGACGAGGAGGCGATCGCGGCGGAGCTGAAGCGCGACGCGACCTCGGCGGGCGAGCGCCACGCCGCCACCGCGCGGGCGGCCCGCCCGACCGCCGGGGCCAAGGCGGCGGCCTGGGCCCAGGCCGTCGAGTCGGACAAGCTCCCCAACGCGGTGCAGGAGTCGGTCATCTCCGGCTTCGTACAGACGGACCAGCGCGAGCTGCTCGCCCCGTACACGACGAAGTACTTCGACGCGCTGAAGGGCATCTGGGAGTCCCGTAGCTACGAGATGGCCCAGCAGATCGCCATCGGCCTCTACCCGACGCTTCAGGTCTCCCAGGAGACCCTGGACGCCACCGATGCCTGGCTTCGAACCTCGGAAGACGCCAGCGCGGCCCTGCGCCGTCTGGTCACCGAGTCCCGCGCGGGCGTCGAACGTGCCCTGAAGGCCCAGGCAGCAGACGCCGCCGCGGCGAGCTGA
- a CDS encoding type II toxin-antitoxin system VapB family antitoxin, whose amino-acid sequence MAKVNISLDAELVVEVMVLAGVGSPQDAVEAVVRDYIARGHRTEARTGLTDQSLREVEVKPRESEG is encoded by the coding sequence ATGGCCAAGGTCAACATCAGTCTCGATGCCGAACTGGTGGTGGAAGTGATGGTTCTGGCCGGAGTCGGCTCGCCCCAGGATGCCGTCGAAGCGGTCGTGCGTGACTATATCGCCCGGGGTCACCGCACCGAGGCACGGACCGGGCTCACAGATCAGAGTCTGCGTGAGGTCGAGGTCAAGCCGCGGGAGTCGGAAGGCTGA
- a CDS encoding glutamate ABC transporter substrate-binding protein: MARERDRKFGAMASAGLALVLAVLLSSVLPVRGNSDHDERLAGGTAAAARAAVPAAAPERETCADGSDPAASLRPSGAAGPAVTRIQKAKQLVVGVDQNSYLWGYRDPNTGEITGFDIDLVRAIAEDLLGKPAKVVYRTIPTDQRVKAIENGDVDMVVRTMTINCERLQRVSFSTAYFEAGQQVLAPRTSRVQGYDASLKGRRVCTAEGSTGESALTEESHGAHVVAVPNQLDCLVRLQLGEVDAVITDSALAAGQAAQDPSVRLVGDPFTVEPYGVAMNREDKDLVRRVNKVLDDFRKGGTSSAWMTSYERWLAGMMEDPGPKPPTPAYRD; the protein is encoded by the coding sequence ATGGCACGCGAGCGCGACAGGAAGTTCGGCGCGATGGCGTCGGCGGGGCTCGCCCTGGTACTCGCGGTGCTCCTCTCATCCGTGCTCCCGGTCCGGGGGAACAGCGACCACGACGAACGGCTTGCGGGCGGTACGGCGGCGGCCGCCCGGGCGGCGGTGCCCGCTGCCGCGCCGGAGCGGGAGACCTGCGCGGACGGCAGCGACCCGGCGGCCAGCCTCCGGCCCTCGGGCGCCGCCGGGCCAGCGGTGACGCGCATCCAGAAGGCGAAGCAACTGGTGGTCGGTGTCGACCAGAACAGCTATCTGTGGGGCTACCGCGATCCGAACACGGGTGAGATCACCGGTTTCGATATCGATCTGGTGCGGGCGATCGCCGAGGATCTGCTGGGCAAACCGGCGAAGGTTGTCTACAGGACGATCCCTACCGATCAGCGCGTCAAGGCGATAGAGAACGGCGATGTGGACATGGTGGTGCGCACCATGACGATCAACTGTGAACGGCTGCAGCGGGTGTCCTTCTCCACCGCCTACTTCGAGGCGGGCCAGCAAGTCCTCGCCCCGCGTACGTCACGTGTCCAGGGCTATGACGCGTCCCTCAAGGGCCGGCGCGTCTGCACGGCGGAGGGCTCGACGGGCGAGAGCGCGCTGACGGAGGAGAGCCATGGCGCCCATGTGGTCGCGGTGCCCAACCAGCTCGACTGTCTGGTGCGGTTGCAGCTGGGCGAGGTGGACGCCGTGATCACCGACAGCGCGCTGGCGGCCGGGCAGGCGGCCCAGGACCCCTCGGTACGGCTGGTCGGCGACCCCTTCACGGTCGAGCCGTACGGTGTGGCGATGAACCGCGAGGACAAGGATCTGGTGCGGCGTGTCAACAAGGTGCTGGACGACTTCCGTAAGGGCGGCACGTCCAGTGCCTGGATGACCTCCTATGAGAGATGGCTGGCCGGAATGATGGAGGACCCGGGTCCGAAGCCGCCCACCCCGGCCTACCGGGACTGA